CCTTGGCCGTGGTAACGCCAACAAGCTGCTGGCCCGTTTCCTGTTTGAAAACGTCGAGGCTCTGCAGCTGGAGCTGGCCGATTTCAACGGCGGCTCACTGCGTAACGCCATTCCCCGCGAAGCTGGCCTGACCCTGATGGTACCGGCCGAGCACGAGCAAGGCTTGAAAGACGCCGTCAGTGCCTTTGAAGCCCTGGTGCGTGAAGAGTTGGCGATTGCCGATCCCGGCGCCGTTCTGACCCTGACCGAAGTCGCCGAGCCCAAGCGGGTGATGAGCGAGCACAGCCAGAACACCTTTATCGACCTGCTGAACGCCTGCCCCAACGGCGTAATGCGCATGAGCGATGAAGTGGCCGGTGTCACCGAGACCTCGCTGAACGTGGGCGTTATTACCACAAGCGAGCAGGACGTAAAAATTCTCTGCCTTATCCGCTCACTGATTGACTCTGGCCGCACCCAGGTTGAAGGCATGCTGATTGCGCTGTCTAACCTCGCCGGCGGTGAAATCGAGCTTTCTGGAGCCTACCCTGGCTGGAAGCCGGACAACAGCTCACCTGTGATGGCCATCGTCCGCGAAACCTATCAGGACATCTACAACAAAGAGCCTGTGATCATGGTTATTCACGCCGGTCTCGAGTGTGGCCTCTTTAAGAAGCCCTACCCCGAGATGGACATGGTCTCCATTGGCCCCACCATTCGCTTCCCCCACAGCCCGGATGAGATGGTCAACATCGAAACCGTGGGCCAGTACTGGCAGCTGCTGCTGGCGGTGCTGGAGCGTATTCCAGAAAAGGCCTGAGCCTAATCCCATAAAAAAGGGCGACTCTTCAGTCGCCCTTTTTATTTATCTGTTGAAAATAGAAAATCTAGCCGCTCACCAACGTCTTCATCAGGCTGCGAAGCCAAATCAGCGCCGGATGAGCACCAAGCGCCGGGTGCCAAACGCAGTTCAGGTGATAGCCAGGCACATCCTCGGGCAGCTGCAACCGCTTCATCGGCCAGTGTTCAGCCAGCAAATCTGCCACCTTTTTGGGCAGCACCAATAGATAGTCGCTACGGCACACAATCGCCGCCGCCGACATATAGCTTTGGCTGTTCACCGAAATACGCCGCGACAAACCCTGACTTTCAAGCCAGTTATCGAGCCTTGCTTCTGAGGTGCCAAGGGGGGAGTGAAACACATGGGCCATGCCGATAAGTTCGCTAAGCGCAATCTGCTCGCCAACACCGGGTAGGTCTTTGCGCACCAAACCTGCCAATGGCTCGGTCAGCCAGGTCTCCTTGCCAAGATACGCCGGCACCTGCATGTATTCATCAAAGCCCAGCACCAAGTCTATCTCACCGGATGCCAGCTCCGCCTCCGGCAAACGATCCCGCAGGATACGGATTTCGATACTGACGCCGGGGGCGAGCTCATTTAGCCGCTGCATCAAAGGCGGCATCAGCACACACTCCACATAGTCGGTGGTGCACAGCACAAAGCGGCGCCGTGAGCTTTGGGGATCGAACGCTTCTTCTTCGCTGAGCTGCTGCTCCAAAAGCCTAAGCGCCTGACGCACGCCGCTGTGCAGATGCTGGGCGCGGGGTGTTGGCACCATACCCTGCGGGGTGCGCACCAAAAGTTGATCGCCAAAGGCGGTGCGCAGCCTGCCAAGGGCATGACTCATGGCCGGCTGACTGATAAAGAGGGACTCGGCCGCGCGGGTCACGCTGCCCTGGGTCATCAGGGCGTCAAAGGCAAGCAGCAGGTTAAGGTCGAGTTGATGGAGTTTCATGACCAATATTCATATCAATTATGGGCATATACATCTTATTCATTTGTTGTATGGCAGTGCAACTTCTTACACTGTGAAGGCTTCGACTTTGTCCCTGTGATGCAAGGCTTTTTCGATAAGGCTTCACTGCGTTTGAGTGGCGGGTTTGATTGGCGGGTTTAAGTGGCAGACTTGATCGATTGCCTTGAGCCATTGCTTCGAAAAAGTCTCCAGGCTTGCCCGTGCCACAATACCCACGCTGGGATTCTGGACGTTCGAAGCTAAGATTAATTTCACCGCGCTGCCATGCTGCCAGACGGCGGCGCAAGACATAACGGCATGAGCCATTTTCCCATTACCGCCCCTGCGTGGCTTAATGCCGATACAGGGTCGCAAGGACACAGCGATGAGCATCAAGACCATTAACTCTACTCCCGCCAGTGATGGCTTCACCATGCCAGCCGAATGGGCACACCAGCAGGCCGTTTGGATGATCTGGCCCTATCGCCCAGATAACTGGCGCGAAGCCGGTCGCTTCGCACAGGCGACCTTTGCCAAGGTAGCCGATGCCATTGGCGGCGCCACGCCAGTGTTTATGGGGGTTCCAGCCGAGTTTATGGATAAGGCCCGCGCCATCATGCCCGCCCACGTGACCCTGGTTGAGATGAACAGCGATGACTGCTGGGCCCGTGACACAGGCCCCACTGTGGTCACCAACGCCGCCGGCGAGTGCCGTGGCATCGATTGGGGCTTCAACGCCTGGGGCGGCCACAAGAGCGGCCTGTATTATCCATGGGATCAGGATGAAAAAGTGGCAGCCCAGATGCTCGCCCAGCACGGCATGGACAGATACCAGGCGCCGCTTATCCTCGAAGGTGGCTCCATCCATGTGGACGGCGAAGGCACCTGCCTCACTACCGCCGAGTGCCTTCTGAACGAAAACCGCAACCCACACCTCACCAAAGAGCAAATCGAAGCTCACCTGCGCGACTATCTTGGCGTGACAAGCTTTATCTGGCTGGGTGACGGCGTTTACATGGACGAGACCGATGGCCACATCGACAACATCTGCTGTTTTGTACGCCCAGGGGAAGTGGCCCTGCACTGGACCGACGATGTGAACGACCCGCAGTATGAGCGCTCTGTTGCCGCGCTGAAAGTGCTTGAAGCCGCGGTCGATGCCAAGGGCCGTAAACTTAAAGTATGGAAGCTGCCTCAGCCTGGCCCGCTGTACTGCACCGAGGAAGAGTCTGCCGGCGTTGAGAGCGGCACCGGCGTGCCACGTGAGGCCGAAGGCCGTCTGGCCGGTTCCTACGTGAACTTCCTTATCACCAACGACCGTATCGTCTACCCGCTTTTGGACGAAGCGACCGACGGTGAAGCTCAGCGCATTCTGGAAGAAATCTTCCCTGAGCATAAGGTTATCGGCGTGCCTGCCCGTGAGATCCTGCTCGGCGGTGGTAACATCCACTGCATTACCCAGCAGATCCCATCCGGCAAGTAATCAGCCTGACTATTTCTGCCATCGAGGCCCGGCTGTATGCCTGGAGCCTCGGTGAAAAGCATTCTGAGCGATGTTGCTGTCCACGATGGCTGCCATCGCCACACGTTACTTTTGGGAGTCACCAGCATGTTCGAAGTAACCGAGGTTTCCATTGCCGAGCTGCGCGGCGCGCTCGCATCCGGCCGCACCACAGCGGTCGAACTGGTTAAAGCGTATCTCGCCCGTATTGAAGCCTATGATGGCCCGGATACCGCCACCAAACTCAATGCGGTGGTGGTACATAACCCCGATGCGCTCAAAGAAGCCGAAGCGTCCGATGCGCGC
The window above is part of the Shewanella litorisediminis genome. Proteins encoded here:
- the aguA gene encoding agmatine deiminase codes for the protein MSIKTINSTPASDGFTMPAEWAHQQAVWMIWPYRPDNWREAGRFAQATFAKVADAIGGATPVFMGVPAEFMDKARAIMPAHVTLVEMNSDDCWARDTGPTVVTNAAGECRGIDWGFNAWGGHKSGLYYPWDQDEKVAAQMLAQHGMDRYQAPLILEGGSIHVDGEGTCLTTAECLLNENRNPHLTKEQIEAHLRDYLGVTSFIWLGDGVYMDETDGHIDNICCFVRPGEVALHWTDDVNDPQYERSVAALKVLEAAVDAKGRKLKVWKLPQPGPLYCTEEESAGVESGTGVPREAEGRLAGSYVNFLITNDRIVYPLLDEATDGEAQRILEEIFPEHKVIGVPAREILLGGGNIHCITQQIPSGK
- a CDS encoding LysR family transcriptional regulator codes for the protein MKLHQLDLNLLLAFDALMTQGSVTRAAESLFISQPAMSHALGRLRTAFGDQLLVRTPQGMVPTPRAQHLHSGVRQALRLLEQQLSEEEAFDPQSSRRRFVLCTTDYVECVLMPPLMQRLNELAPGVSIEIRILRDRLPEAELASGEIDLVLGFDEYMQVPAYLGKETWLTEPLAGLVRKDLPGVGEQIALSELIGMAHVFHSPLGTSEARLDNWLESQGLSRRISVNSQSYMSAAAIVCRSDYLLVLPKKVADLLAEHWPMKRLQLPEDVPGYHLNCVWHPALGAHPALIWLRSLMKTLVSG
- a CDS encoding aminoacyl-histidine dipeptidase yields the protein MTAINQLYPQPLWQWFEQICAIPHPSKHEAALSQHIQTWAKDKGLAVTVDKVGNLIIRKGATAGMENRKTVVIQAHIDMVPQKNNDKVHDFTKDPIEAYVDGEWVKARGTTLGADNGIGMASALAILGSDDIPHGPLEVLLTIDEEAGMTGAFGLEAGYLDAEILINTDSEQEGEIYMGCAGGVDAEITLPMVWEAPAEGYKSFALTLSGLKGGHSGVNIHLGRGNANKLLARFLFENVEALQLELADFNGGSLRNAIPREAGLTLMVPAEHEQGLKDAVSAFEALVREELAIADPGAVLTLTEVAEPKRVMSEHSQNTFIDLLNACPNGVMRMSDEVAGVTETSLNVGVITTSEQDVKILCLIRSLIDSGRTQVEGMLIALSNLAGGEIELSGAYPGWKPDNSSPVMAIVRETYQDIYNKEPVIMVIHAGLECGLFKKPYPEMDMVSIGPTIRFPHSPDEMVNIETVGQYWQLLLAVLERIPEKA